From the genome of Ictalurus punctatus breed USDA103 chromosome 5, Coco_2.0, whole genome shotgun sequence:
TTTCTTGCCGgacttcctttcttttctttgaactttctttctttctttctttctttcttttgaactTCCTTCCATCAGAACTTCCTTGGGTTTATAtgccatttttatatatgttcttctttctcccccatctctctctctctctttctctctctctctctctctctctcaggatcaCTGTCATTACCGTGGTTACGTGGAGGATGTAGACGGCTCTTCCGCTGCTCTGAGTCTCTGCTCTGGATTACGGTAGGAGAGATTAGCAGATTTTCATTAACCACAATGGGAAATTATACTTTATATCTAATACATgtcctgagtgtgtgtgggtgggtgggtgtgtgtgtgtgtgtgtgttagaggtgtgaTCCACATGCAGAACACCAGTTTAGGCATCGAGCCACTAGAGGGTTCGTCAGATAATGAGCACCTCATCTACCACCTGGAGGACGTCAAGACGGAGCCTTTTACCTGCGGCACGCCCCACTCCCGTCACCATGGCAACCAAGTATCACCCGGCCACGCCCAGGCCCACAACGCTACATTTGGTCGACCTGAGAGTCATCTGATCAGAGTCAGTGTCTGAGAATTTGCGCCAGTTCATGCACAGAATGTACTTATTATTAAAGTGtgacgatgtgtgtgtgtgtgtgtgtgtgtgtgtgtgtgtagaaaaagAGGGCGGTGCTACACCAGACACATTACGTGGAGCTGCTGCTGGTGGTCGATAATGAGAGAGTAAGTCCTGATTCGACCGTGAGCGCTTTCATAACTCGTCCTTGCACAATCATCTTTCGTTTATTTCTTCCTTAtcttttatgtatatatatatatctcctctttctttctttcattctgtcttgtctgtctttctttcttgtgtGTCTTTcttgactgtctgtctgtctgtctatgtctctttctgtctgtctctctttctgtctgtccatcttgtctttctttctcgtttttgtctttcttctgcctgtctttcttctctgtctgtctgtctgtctttctttcttgtgtGTCTTTcttgactgtctgtctgtctatgtctctttctgtctgtctctctatgtctctttctgtctgtctctctttctgtctgtccatcttgtctttctttctcgtttgtctttcttctgcctgtctgtctgtctttcttctctgtctgtctgtctgtctttctattttCCTGTATCTCCAGTTTTGTTGTTTctgtatgtttcttttttttgtctgtctgtctatcctctttctttctttttgtcattTACCTAACATCTGAGAGAGCAGCGGTTCTCTGGAGTAAAGAAAGGGAAATCACTCGGGCGCCATTTTAGGACGTCCTCCTCATCCTTAAatgcgccccccccccccccccacacacacacacacacacacaagattttGGTAAAGTACATCATAGAACGAAAGCTGTAAAACTGAtgctgacctctgacctcttttCCTCAGTTTAACTTCACAAACCGCAATCAGACGGCGGTGAGAGAGGAGATGGTGCAGCTCGCTAACTACATCGACAGTGTAAGCGCAATATTCACACCAACATTATACaggatttatttatgtttatatctgCCATTATATCTCAtatacctctgtgtgtgtgtgtgtgttttatatcatatcatatcagtGTGTGAATCTAAAACTATACACCAATgaactctccctctctctctctcctccctctctctctctctctctctctctctctctctctctctctccccctctctcagaTGTACGTAGCTCTGAATATCCGGGTGGTGTTGGTGGGGTTGGAGATCTGGTCGGTGATGAACTTTATCAGTACGGACGGTGGAGCAGGTGAGGTGCTCGGTCGCTTCACCCAGTGGAGGGAGAAGGAGCTCGTGCCCCGCCGTCGCCATGACAGCGCTCAGCTCATCCTGTTAGTGATGTCACAgtgcaacagcaacaacagtcTCACAAAGCCACTCTCATTCAGCTGCAGATGACCGTGTAGTACATTATCATAATCTAGCAATGATCTGAAGCATGTAACAGTGCTAATGTCCTCTTCTCtgctctcatctctctctctctctctctctctctctctctctctctctcctctcctctcctctcctctcctctctctctctctctctctctctctctctctcctctcctctcctctatcTGTTTGCAGGAATAGAGGATTTGGGATTACAGCAGGCATGGCGTTTGTGGGTACGGCCTGCTCCAGGAGTCATGGGGGCGGGATCAATGCGGTATTTCGTCTCAGCCTCGCCTCTCATTGGCCAAATTATACTGCATCTGTTGTGTGATCCCAGTCAATACTCTAACTAATgctggctctgtgtgtgtgtgtatgtgtgtatgtgtgtgtgtgtgtgtgtgtgtgtgtgtgtgtgtgtgtgtgtgtgtgtgtgtgtagttcactcATAAAAATGTAGCATCGTTTGCCTCCATCGTGGCTCATGAGCTCGGCCATAATCTCGGGATGAACCATGATGATGACGGGAGAAACTGCAAATGTGATGTGGCCCACTGCATCATGAACTCCGGGGcaacgtgagtgtgtgtgtgagtgagtgtgtgtgtgagtgagtgtgtgttggcaCAGTCGACTAGCTTTTGTCAGCGAAATCACATTTGGTTCTATTCCCCCCCAcccggctctctctctctctctctctctctctctctctctctctctctctccctctctctcagtggcTCGCGGAACTTCAGTAGCTGCAGCGCGGATGACTTTGAGAAGTTGATCCTGACCGCCGGAGGCAGCTGCCTGATGAACGTGCCGCGTCCCGACGAGGCCTACAGCGCCCCCTTCTGTGGCAACAAGCTGGTGGACGTGGGAGAGGAGTGTGACTGCGGCTCCGAGGAGGTCGGACCGCTCGGCTCAGTGCAGATAACGTTTACATCATAGATCAATATTGCTTGGAAGGAGTGGCATGTTTCATGgaaataaggtgtgtgtgtgtgtgtgtgtgtgtgtgtgtgggtgtgttgcaGGAGTGTGAGAAGGACCCCTGCTGTGAGCctaaaacatgtaaactccGAGCTGGAGCTCAGTGTGCCTATGGAGTGTGCTGCAAGCACTGCagggtaaaacacacacacacacacacacacacacacacacacacacacacacacacacacacacacgcacgcacaaacGCACTGATATCACTTTAAATATGAcatggaaatatatataaatctcccccccccccctccccccccacccccccctcgctctctctcttcctcccccctcctctcgctccccccccccctctcgctctccccccccctctctctccctcccccctctctcttgcgctctctccctcccccctctctctctccctcccccatctctctctctctctctctccgtcagtTCCTCCCCGGTGGCACCGTGTGCAGGAGCAGTACGGACGAGTGCGACCTGCCGGAGTACTGTAACGGCTCGTCTGCTCTGTGCCGGGTCGACGTGTTCAAACAGAACGGACACCCGTGCCGAGAGGGCGTGGCTTACTGCTACAACGGCCTGTGCCAGCACTACGACACCCAGTGCCAGGCCCTGTTCGGGCCCAGTGAGTACAACACACTGCGCCGAGAGGTTCCTTCTGCACACTTACTGTACAGTACACGCTGAAACACCCGATAAAGAGTgcaccgtgtgtgtgtcggtAGTGCGAAGCCAGAGCAGGTTCATGATACACCTGACACACAGTCTGTAGCAGCACCTTTCAGTGGGAGTATAACagtaacatactgtacagtCCTAGGAATcatgcatctgtgtgtgtgtgtgtgtgtgtgtgtgtgtgtgtgtgtgtgtgtgggcgcgcAGAGGCAAAAGCTGCTCCCGAGGTTTGCTTTAAAGACGTAAACTCCAAAGGTGATCGCTTCGGAAACTGTGGCTACCAGAACAACCACATGAAGAAGTGTGAGAGCAGGTAGAGCAGAGCAAcgcctcactctctctcactctctttctctctccatcttttcaTTATCATCTTTCCTTTTATCACGCTTccattgtgtctctctctctcgctctctctgtgtcttgtCCATTGTCTTATTATccgtctgtttctctctctctgtctctctctctccctgtcttttccattggctttttatccccctctttctctcactctcactcactctctctctctctctctctctctctttctttctctctctgtccctctgtcttctctgttgtcttttttccatctctctctctctctctgtcttgtccATTGTCTTATTATCCGtctgtttctcactctctctctctctctctctctctctctctctctctctctctccctctgtcttttcTGTTgtcttttcatctctctctctctctctctttttctctgtgtctTGTCCATTGTCTCAtctgtctgttctctctctgcctctctctctctttctccttctctttgtctgtctctctctctctatctctgtcttgTCCATTGTCTTATTATccgtctgtttctctctctctctctctccccctctgtcttTTCTGTTgtcttttcatctctctctctctctctctctctctctctttctctgtgtcttgTCCATTGTCTCAtctgtctgttctctctctgccgcgcgctctctctctctttctctttctctttctctttgtctgtctctctctctcatgctctctctgtccctctgtcccTTTCATTGTCTGTTTAtcccctgtttctctctctctctctctctctctctctctctctctctctcaggaatgCCATGTGTGGGAAGCTGCAGTGTGAGAACGTCCAGAACACCATCGTGTTCAGCATCAAGCCCTCCATCATCCAGACCCCGATCGGAGGCACCACCTGCTGGGGAGTGGACTTCCGTCTGGGCACCGACGTTCCTGACCCGGGCATGGTCAACGAGGGCACCAAGTGTGGAGAGaacaaggtcacacacacacacacacacacacacacacacacacacacacacacacacacacacagtttcatgCCCATGCACAGTGGACAAATTCACAGTTCCAGCTGATTGTTTAATATTTACGGGAGTCAGATTGATCTGCAACACGACTTTCAGCAGTTACCGCACAGTGATGTGATCCTGTTGTGGATTTTATGCTCAGTTTTACATTCGCATCATTTAATTAGATAACTGATACGgcgggggttttttgttgtttttttttaaactacgtTTCGGTATTGGTTTGTTTGCCGTCGATTTGATGAATTTCTTTCATACATGTATCAATTTCCGCCTTTTTCTCCTTCTATAACTCTTTATTGACGTATTTCCCGTTTATTTAGTGCTTCTAACACCGTCACTTTACAAAATATTGAACACAGAGTAACACAAATAAAAGAATCTTTAAAGAGTAGAAACAGGAGAtgggggaaagaaagaagaaaagatatCCAGAAGATGTCGATGCGGATATTTTTTGTATGTGTACACGAGCAGCGGATTTTGTCGACACGTGCGAAACGTTGTCACGTGTTCTGGTTTGGATTCCAGGTTTGTTTGAACTACGAGTGCAAGAGTGCTGACGAGCTGAAATACGACTGCGACGTGCAGAACAAATGCCACGCTCATGGGGTGGGTGTCCTGTATTATACCTAAgttacccacaatgctttgCTGCTGTCCTGTTTGTCTTGAAAGCTGATAGATccaggcttgtgtgtgtgtgtgtgtgtgtgttactcactGTAGGTGTGTAATAGCAACAGGAACTGCCACTGTGATTACGGCTGGGCGCCACCCTTTTGCGAATTCGCAGGCTACGGCGGCAGTACAGACAGCGGCCCCACCTGGAACGGTACGTTCCAAAAACGTGACCAATTTCGACGTTTATCTGCTCCGTGACgtcttttgttaaataacacgtTCTTAATCTGCTTATCGTTAGACTCGGTGAAGTCcccgtgaacgagccgttactacgGGAACGATAACGTGCTAATTAAAATGAGCGAGTTGAtgaataaacctgtgatgtgcagctgcactgttgtcagagctgctgttatagaaatctAATCCAcacccttctgaccaatcagattcaagaattcaagaAGTGCTGTTTTCCGAAGACGCTAACAAGAGCAATTAGAGCAACGATTCGTGTAGTGGAATataatgtgaaattaaatctctctcactccctccctctctctctccctctctctctctctctctctctctccctctctctctccctcactctctccctctctctctccctatctctgtctctctccctcactctccctatctctctctccctcactctctccctcacactctctctctctctctccctatctccgtctctctccctctctctctcactctctccctctctctccctctctctcactctctccctctctccctcactctctccctcactctccctatctccctctctctccctcactctctccctctctctctccctatctgtctctctccctcactctctccctctctccctcaatctctctctcactctctccctcactctctccctctctccctcaatctctctctcactctctccctctctctctccctatctccgtctctctccctcactctccctatctctctctccctcactctctccctctctccctcactctctccctcacactctctctctctctccctatctccgtctctctccctctctctccctctctccctctctctccctcactctctccctcactctctccctctctctccctcactctctccctctctctccctatctccctctctctctccctatctgtctctctccctcactctctccctctctccctcaatctctctctcactctccctctctctctccctatctgtctctctccctcactctctccctctctccctcaatctctctctcactctctccctctctctctccctatctccgtctctctccctcactctctccctctctcattctccctctctctctctctctttctcccactctctccctctctctctccctctctctctccccctctccctttctctctccctcactctctccctctctctctccctatctccctctctcactctccgtctctctctctttctcccactctctccctctcgctctctctctcttgctctctccctcttgctctctccctctccctccctctctctctctctctctctgtctctctctctccctctccctcagaTAAAGACACATCGACGAGAGACGGCctgctgattttctttttcctggTTCTTCCTCTCCTGGCTTTGGGTCTCTACGTCTTTTTCAGGAGGAACGAGCTGCAACGACGCTTCTGCAGGAAAAAACGCTCTCAGGGCTACGAGTGAGTGTGCCGCTTCGCCTCCCGACCGTCGCGCGCTTATGATGTCACGGCCCGAAAGATAGAAAAGCAGGAAGCGACATCGGTAGAACTAGTAGCAGGATTTCCGCCTCAAAGACGGTGAAACGCAACACGACAGAGATTTACCGTCACACCATCGACTGGTGTCATTGACAAAACGTTCACCTTTTAACGTTCACTCCAGATTTGTGTCTGTTACTTTTACCGAAATTCACAGTGGTGTAAAGCGACGCGCTTTAGGGGTTTTATTAGAAAGTAACGCATTTGCACGCTTTCGCGTTTTCAGAGCGGACAGCAGGCCGCAGACCAACAACAGCCGGACTCCTGCGAATCGGCACGGGAACCCCAGCAGCATAGTGAAAGACGGAGTAAGTCGacgacacgcacacacacacacacacttacacgtACACCATCATCCATAGAAATCGTACCAGGTTTCCAGCTAATAGAAGTAATCTGACTTGAATTACTAATCTGCTTGACAAGCTTTAGTAGATAGAGTCTTGTGTCTGCGTCCTGCTTAATCAGAAAGGTGTGTGatgtaacatttaaaatattaaataacaataataatcagtaTTTAAGCAGCCGCATGTGTTACCGAGCAACCCACAGCTCCATAGTGTAAGTAGATGGTTTTTCTCTTCTGGGTAATgacaacctctctctctctcactctctctctttctctctgtgtgtgtgtgtgtgtgtgtgtgtgtgtgtgtgtattataaagcATCAGGCTCAGTTATTGCCAGCCGAAGAGGTAACTATGTTTGCAGTCTATATATTttctaaggaataaaacatgtcgattattttcctatagcggCACGTCTTTTACGCGCgctagtgttttattcctcttataccgctgCAATTCGCGATCACGGTCACGTACGATTTTCATTCGCCGAACAGTAATACGTCGTACTTTTGAATCCGCTTATAATCACGTTGAATGTTTTGCGCCTGTAAACGGGACGTTCCTCACGGAGCTCCTCATGTTGCGTTCAGAGGAACCGCGACACAcgaactcctccgtcctgaagacggagtaaaaatatctatatatttttttaaagttacagctCAGTTTACTTCTGAGCGTTACAaagcgctggcactggagactccttccctaaacaTCGGCGAAGAAAACCTCATCATATCAacaattgtactttttttttttttaatggaaaaattCATTTGTGCGTGAGCAAGCCGTCACTATGGAAACGGTAAGGCgctgatataaacctgtgatctgcCGCCGCACTACTGTCGGAGCTGCTCTTACGGAAAATGAACCCAcaatcttctgaccaatcagagtggaGAATTTCACAGCggtataagtgtgtgtatatataaatcagTCAGGCTTTCAATTGGATCGACGGGACGAGCTCGTCGCTGCTTATTCCTGCTCTCCTCTGCACTTGCCTTCTCCTCAACCGCAAAACCTTTCTGATTAGGTCTCAGGAACGTCTAGATCCTGTCACCTGTGGAAAGGTGTTGTGGTGCTGCTACAGTATAATGACGCTACGCCTGATTAAGCTTGACTCAAGCATGGCTTCTCCTCCAGGTCTTGAACTTCTTTCCTAAAGGGAAACCTTGATCTCCACTACGCTACATGGGTTAAAGCCTACGCATGTCATCAGCTgcgtgattgattgattgattgattgattgtttttatttacagcagAACTAACtgctatttttcttttctttttaatacttACCCCCTAGTGTACTGTTAGTTAATCCTTAGTCCGGGCATGTTTGATGCTACGATGCCGAACCGCATATTATTACCTATAAActttttgaccggtagtgtatttaaaatgtttatttattttaattttttaaaaaatgattaaacttttaatgttttaaataataaggGGAAATTGTTTgaaagattttttaatttttaattcactcatttttattacagaatttattttatagattctaatatataattgtaataatatgaataacttATGCATTAAAGTTAAacagattgttgttgttgttttttttaaattacagtttAACATTGTAAACATATCTTCAGtttgtaatcattttttttaaaaaaaacaacaacaatatttttaaagaaagaagatATTACGAGACATATTCACGAGATCGGAAAAGCTTACTGTGACTGAGTATTTAATGACGATACGGATATTATATCGTCATGACGCctagacagatttttttttaaatgcaaatttctTTAAAAGTCGTTCCGAACATATATTTAATGCAAGTTTCTAAAATCATAAAAACTGAATATGGCAAGAATCACGTGCTAAATAATTGCTAAACAATAATAtacaatgtgtatatatattttatatatatacatgtttaATACTGCAGTATCATCAATACGTCATTATGTATATTGCTTACAAAATGACACTGACAGTTCAGTACATGCATTTcaggtgggtgtgtgtgggtgtgtgtgggtgtgtgtgggtgtgtgtgggtgtgtgtatgcttCAGTTCTTCCTGTCATTATGCTTAGCTCCTGCTGGAATCTCCTTCTGCTGACTGCTTTACTgactgattagatttttttttttcattatcagTCAGACACACGTTATGttcaatatgtgtgtgtgtgtgtgtgtgtgtgtgtgtgcgacgTTTCATCTCCGTGCAGGTGGTTCACACGAGTAAGACCTCTGCATCAGCGCCGGCGTACGTCTCCAGACCGCCACGCCCAGCGTTTACACGGTAACCGCACGAACCCTCTCTTCAATCCGAAATACACGTCGAATCGTCCACAGGAGCGTTTAGGCAAACAAATGCGGCGCTCATGTCTTTCTACCTCTTTGTCTCTGTGTCCGTCTCTCCAAACAgacctcctcctcctgccagTCAGCTCCTGCCGCAGAGACCCGCCCCTCCTCCCCCTGTATAACACACGCCTCACACATCCAGGAcaggtgtgtgtacgtgtgtgtgtgtgtgtgtgtgtgtgtgtgtgagtacttGAGTGACCCTGCCTGACCCTACGCTTCCCACCGTGACCACTTGTCACCTGTCAGTCAAACAGCTGCTACGCTAAAGACATGGGCTGAATCTGACACACCCTGAACAGCGCACTGAGTACGACGCTAAAAATAGGAAAATCACCTTGTTATAGCACTATACAGCAAATACGGGAGCTGTTCGGATTCAGCCGTGGCTTCTGCACCGAGACGAACCTCATCCTGCAATATCATCGTACGGAAAAGGCGGGACCAGTGagcctcagccaatcagatggGCACGATGTTCCTCATTTAAGGTTCTTACGGCAGCACGCAGAATCTCTCGTGTATTATCATGTCTGTTACTATTACGGAATGTAAAGGACCAGAACCACTGCAGTTGATTGCACTTCAGTATATTTAGTGCACAAACAATGTAATCATGTCAAGCTTCCTGATTaattaggctttttttttttttttttttttaaatatatatatatatttggtgtCGAATATGACCGGTTGATGCAGACCGCGGCAATCGTGAAATCCGATTTCTTTCAGATTCTGCATCATCAGGCTTTTACATAGGATGCATAAATGCTggagggtttgtttttttttaaattaaaaaaaaaaagaagaaaaaaaaatatatatattagttctAATTAAAAATTAGCATCATttgaaaaacaggaaataactttAGAGGAGTTAAAAAACAAACGGTGATACTGAAAACAATAAACAGTCATAAATAATTCGGTTTGTAATCATTTCTTGGGAAGTAAAATCGAATCGTGACGTCCTAAGcgaatttataaatataaaattaaaaaagaaaaataataataattttttatatatatatatatatatatatatatatatatatatatatatatatatatatatataatatacatatatatgcaaAATACCACTGATACGAACATGACAAGccatttgaattattattttttaattattattattattattattattattattcgtaaACAACACcaattttatatcttcattcGAGCTGCAAACCGATTCCTCTTCCGGATTCTCAGATGCCACGTTGCTTTCCAGAGTGAAAGGTCAAAGTTCAATACTGCAATATAAACAAACTCTAAACttcagggtttgtttttgtgtgtcatcgtcgtcgtcgttgttgttgttgttgtttttccacacCGTTTGTATCCATCTATGTcatgttgattttatttcttttgttgaacaatttttttttattattattattattattttctttttagatCGACCGTCTCTCGGAGCAGATAAACCTCTAGAAGCGCTCGTTTGAATATTtctatgtcttttttttttttttttaaattgaaacgGTTGCATTGTGGTGTAAAATATATCGTCGGGGTTTTATTTCACAAACTTGAAGCCTTATTTGA
Proteins encoded in this window:
- the adam9 gene encoding disintegrin and metalloproteinase domain-containing protein 9 isoform X1, with translation MAVVLSSHLQIICVVFVLFDSTGGSASQTSQFSSYEVSIPKRIGRHRREQDGSVSDKVSYVIPAQGKEHVIILEKNEFLLPEDFTVYSYAKDGSLITERPNMKDHCHYRGYVEDVDGSSAALSLCSGLRGVIHMQNTSLGIEPLEGSSDNEHLIYHLEDVKTEPFTCGTPHSRHHGNQVSPGHAQAHNATFGRPESHLIRKKRAVLHQTHYVELLLVVDNERFNFTNRNQTAVREEMVQLANYIDSMYVALNIRVVLVGLEIWSVMNFISTDGGAGEVLGRFTQWREKELVPRRRHDSAQLILNRGFGITAGMAFVGTACSRSHGGGINAFTHKNVASFASIVAHELGHNLGMNHDDDGRNCKCDVAHCIMNSGATGSRNFSSCSADDFEKLILTAGGSCLMNVPRPDEAYSAPFCGNKLVDVGEECDCGSEEECEKDPCCEPKTCKLRAGAQCAYGVCCKHCRFLPGGTVCRSSTDECDLPEYCNGSSALCRVDVFKQNGHPCREGVAYCYNGLCQHYDTQCQALFGPKAKAAPEVCFKDVNSKGDRFGNCGYQNNHMKKCESRNAMCGKLQCENVQNTIVFSIKPSIIQTPIGGTTCWGVDFRLGTDVPDPGMVNEGTKCGENKVCLNYECKSADELKYDCDVQNKCHAHGVCNSNRNCHCDYGWAPPFCEFAGYGGSTDSGPTWNDKDTSTRDGLLIFFFLVLPLLALGLYVFFRRNELQRRFCRKKRSQGYEADSRPQTNNSRTPANRHGNPSSIVKDGHQAQLLPAEEVVHTSKTSASAPAYVSRPPRPAFTRPPPPASQLLPQRPAPPPPV
- the adam9 gene encoding disintegrin and metalloproteinase domain-containing protein 9 isoform X2, producing the protein MAVVLSSHLQIICVVFVLFDSTGGSASQTSQFSSYEVSIPKRIGRHRREQDGSVSDKVSYVIPAQGKEHVIILEKNEFLLPEDFTVYSYAKDGSLITERPNMKDHCHYRGYVEDVDGSSAALSLCSGLRGVIHMQNTSLGIEPLEGSSDNEHLIYHLEDVKTEPFTCGTPHSRHHGNQVSPGHAQAHNATFGRPESHLIRKKRAVLHQTHYVELLLVVDNERFNFTNRNQTAVREEMVQLANYIDSMYVALNIRVVLVGLEIWSVMNFISTDGGAGEVLGRFTQWREKELVPRRRHDSAQLILNRGFGITAGMAFVGTACSRSHGGGINAFTHKNVASFASIVAHELGHNLGMNHDDDGRNCKCDVAHCIMNSGATGSRNFSSCSADDFEKLILTAGGSCLMNVPRPDEAYSAPFCGNKLVDVGEECDCGSEEECEKDPCCEPKTCKLRAGAQCAYGVCCKHCRFLPGGTVCRSSTDECDLPEYCNGSSALCRVDVFKQNGHPCREGVAYCYNGLCQHYDTQCQALFGPKAKAAPEVCFKDVNSKGDRFGNCGYQNNHMKKCESRNAMCGKLQCENVQNTIVFSIKPSIIQTPIGGTTCWGVDFRLGTDVPDPGMVNEGTKCGENKVCLNYECKSADELKYDCDVQNKCHAHGVCNSNRNCHCDYGWAPPFCEFAGYGGSTDSGPTWNDKDTSTRDGLLIFFFLVLPLLALGLYVFFRRNELQRRFCRKKRSQGYEADSRPQTNNSRTPANRHGNPSSIVKDGVVHTSKTSASAPAYVSRPPRPAFTRPPPPASQLLPQRPAPPPPV